The segment ATCGGAAGAAAATGAAGCAGCATATTCTAGTGTTTCATATGAAAGAGGTGTTAACAAGAAATGACCCTGATGTATGTAGCCAAGCCAGGGCCGACTGGACAAGCAAAGCATCGCCTGACGGCCCCTTACTCTAGCGGAGAAGAGCTTGGGGGCTCTCAGACCCAAGAAACGTGACCTTGTATCTGAGAGCTGACCGGTAACCATATCAACAACAGTCCGGAAAAGAACACCATTCTGCAAGCCGGCATTTAGAAAGACACTAGCTGGATGATCAGCACCATCCTCTCCTCCAGTAGAAGCCTGAACTTCAAGAAGCAGAAGGGATTCAGGAGGTGATGACACACTCTGGACACTCAAGATCTGCATACAGTCATCAGGATCCAATGACAGAATCCGAATTGTGTTATCATACGAACCAACTGCAAGGAAACGGGACCTTTGCCTGCCTTCAGGAACTGGGGCAATATCCAGACATGCTACATCACCAGGCATCTCATGCTTCTCCACCTCCATCAACTGGCCTGTCATATGTATCTCGAAGTATATGAGCTCCCCTCCACTTAGAGCAATCACAACCTGAAGCCTGTTCGACCCGACCTTCACAATGGTCTTCTTCCCGGGCGTCTTCCACTCATTGACACGCCCATCCTCCCTGATGTGTCTGATTCCATTGGGATGAActtgcatcagagaatcatctcCAAGCAAAGAGACTGCTAGCGAAGGGGTGGTGTCGAGGAACCCACTATCACTGACTTCTTCGACAGTCTCACCAATAGAAAGCACCAGAGTTGCATTTGCGAATGACACAACAATGTAAGCATCAAACTCATCATTCACATTCTTCTTCACTGTCCACACTGCATGCGGCACACCTGGAAGCTGCGACACGGCCATCTCACTGACTGCCAGCCCAGGCCTCAGGATTCGTAGAGATGAGCGTGGCCCCCTGCCGCAGAGAGTGAATATCTGGGGTGTCTCCTCCTCGAACAGGTTCATCACCTTCATGTCCATGACGGGCATGAGGCTCTCAATGTGGTCGATCCTGATCAAATTCTTCAATCCCCGGGGACTGAAGAACACTGGCTGAAATCCCTCATCAGTCTCCATCAGCGTGGCAGATGAGGCCTCCACATCATCCCCATCCCCAATGGCCTGGAACTGGTACAGCGCATGGTTCCCGAACTCCGATGCAGCAAATAGGAACCCTGCCTTGAGGACACACATGGAGGACGTGACAGGGATGGTGTCAAAGTATTTGATCTTGAGCTCGGTGACACGGTCGCCCTCATGGTCGAGCGTGACCTTGAAGATATCCCCATATTCAgtctggaggaggaagaagaacatGGATTTCTGGCGGTGGGTGGCGGCCGAAACGATCAGGACGCCACGTTCAGCAGGGAGGTCAGCCCGGCGGGGGATGACAGCACGGACATCGGGGTGACCCTGGTTCTTGTAGATAACGAAGTTCTCAGCACACACAAGGACGCCACTGGGGCCATCGCCACCGCCAGGGACAGTGACAAGGAGGTTGGCGCCGTTGTCTATGGGCTCCGTCCACTTGCGGGAGACATGGTTGAGGCCGAGGTCGAGCTCATAGAAGGTGAGGTGCTTCTGGGCCTCGGCAGCGGCCTGGCCAGTGGAGTCCTGGTCCGCCTCGGAGTAATCGAGCTCGATGGCAGCAAAGACGGGGTTGTCGAAGCCGCAGTCGACGCCGGCAATTGAATAGGTGATGGTGTGGGACTTGTGGGCCTCGAGGGGTGAGGAGATGGTGAGGCGGGCGGCCGTGTCGCGGTTGAGGACGTAGACGAGCTTCTGCTTCTCGCAGGCGGCGATCATGACGGCGCGGCCCTTGGGGTCGACGGCGAGGTACTGCCCTGGGACGATGCGGCGGCAACCGGACTTGCCGAAGGTCTCCTGGTGGACCTTGTCGAAGCAGTTCTTCTCCTTGCTGTACTCGAGGATGACGATGCGGCCGGAGTCGGAGCCAACGACGACGTAGTCCTTCTGGGAGCCGGTGAGACGGAACTGGGCGAGGGAGCGGATGGCGCCGAAGACCTCGACGGAGTGGAGGGTCTGGATCTTGCCGGCGTCGTCTGGGCGGAGGAGATCCAGGGTCTTTCCACGGGCCACCACGATCTCCTGGGTCTTTCCGCCAACGAAGCTCCCATTAATGGCGCACACCACACCCGTCGCCCGCTGAAGCGTCAGGCTGTAAAGATACATTGCTTCCGCCTCCGCCTCCGCCTCCGCCGATACGGCCGCCGGATGGTGGACAAAATCTACAGAGCTAGAAGGGTAGAAGAGACGGAGAGAAAGGAGAGGGATCGGGGACGaggggtttagggttagggttttggcCTTTTTTTGGAGGGGATTGGAGATAAGGGGAAGTCGGAAGGGAAGGCGGACGGAACCCTCGGATCTCGACCGACCTAAAAAGATGCGCACGTGATATGCACGTGGGAGGAAGGAATAGACTTCCTATTTAAGAATCATTTTATTTTATACATGAGATAAGCACTAAAAAAGGCAACTGCAAATTTGATCATCAATTAACGGTGCACGTTGCTtactgaaaaaaaaagaagaagaagaagacaattaACGGTGCACTTTAAAATGAAAGGGAGTGAAAAATATAAAAACTGAAGCGGCCATATACATATCCACGCCAACAGCGAGAAACCAACGGTCGCCAACGCTCCTGTTCTTCCACCAGCAGCACAGCAAGAGATGTTGGCGTTACCCCGTCTcctccttcctccctccctcttaTGCACCATCTCCAACCCCCACCCCCTATCTCTtctcaccaccaccaccaccaccaccaccagaaGAATCATTGCCCTCTCTCAATCTCGACAACATGCCGCCGCCATCCCCTCCGAATCAGCTGTCCGCGACTTCTGGCAGTGGCTGTCCGACGAGGGAGTAGCAAATTCCTCCTCTTCCCCACCGCCAGTGAAGCCGGAGTTCGTCCCCGAAGGCCTAGGCCTTGTTGCCCAGCGGGACATAACCAAGAACGAGGTGGTGGTGGAGGTCCCCAAGAAGCTCTGGATCAACCCCGACACCGTCGCCGCCTCCGACATCGGGCGCGTCTGCGGAGGCCTCAAACCGTGGGTCGCCATTTCGCTCTTCCTCCTCAGGGAGAAGGCTTTGGGCTCGGCCTCTTCATGGCGCCCCTACCTCGACATCCTTCCGCTCGCCACAGATTCTCCCATCTTCTGGTGAGACTTCATGACCGCTCCCAAAATTCCTGGGAGCTGTGTCTGACTTGGTGTTATTAGTTGTGCAGTTTGAATTTTTGCCtccttattatcaataaaaaaaaaaagtttgatttttttgCCTGGAAGTCACATTGTTTGTTTGGTGATTTGGTATGTGCTGATTTTAAGTGCCATTTGATATTTCCAGTGCAGGTCAGAGGAGGAGCTTTCCGAGATACAAGGTAATTAAGCAAAAACAAGTCTTTACAGTGTATCTAGAACGCTAACCATCCCAGAATGGTTAACAAGATGGTGCATCATGTATATGTTCTCGTCTCTGCTCCTTTGTTCTGTAGGGTAGATGATTAAAGAATGATAATTTGTTTATTGTTTTAGCATCCTCGTACATGATAAAGAATGATAATTTGTTTACTGTTTTAGCATCCTCTGCACTATTAAaagctccaatccttagttatatGTTCCCTTATATGTATTAACTAGGCTTCCTTGAATAGCTAAAGGAGCCTAAAAACATATTTGTTAGTGACATTTCATGTATAGCGTGTATGCATCATgccctcttttttttcctttaagcATGGTTATTCATGTAATCTTGCACCACATTTCTATTTTTGGTTCCATCTTTATGTTGTAAATTCAGAAGATTTCTTTTGCAGGAACCCAATTATTAAGCACAATAATGGGTGTCAAGGAATTCGTGCAGAGTGAGTTCATCAAAGTTGAGGATGATGTCATACTTCCAAACAAGGATCTCTTCTCCTCACCTATAACATTCAATGACTTCCTGTGGGCTTTCGGAATACTCAGGTCAAGGGCATTTCCACGCCTTCGTGGCGAAAatcttgctctaataccactggcTGACCTCGTAAGATCTTCAtagtttcttttccttttctttttcttttgttttattttttgttgtgaTAAAGCCAACATAGGGTTAGAAAAAACGCTAGTCTCCAAGCATCCGGGACCAAGATTTATAAATAattcctttatttttttcaaagtaTATAGATCCTTATTCTATCCAAGTCCAGTCATTTCTAATACGATGTGCAGGAACCATGTTTCCATCTGACACAAAGAATTGCCGAACTACATTCTTAAATAACCCAAAAATTGAAATTTGATGTGCTACAGATTTGTTAAACAAAACTTCATCTATTTTTCAGGGGAAGTTATAGTGTTTGTAATTTTGTCTTAGATTTTGATAATTACCTACAAATAATCATGCCCTTACACTTATATGCTATATCCAAGGTATTAATTTGTAAGGTAGAAACATATacaacctaaaacttttgaaaaaaAGGTGGCTCAATGCACGAGGTCTTGCCCTTGCACGGTCTGGGGAGGATCAGAATATAGCCTGTTGGAACCTATGACCTTCAGGTCATAATGGAGCAAGCTTACCATTATGCCAAGGCTCATCTTAATAATTTCAATGCTCTGAGACTTCTAGAATGTAAAAACTAACCAAGATTTAAAAAGCTTAAGCCATGCTGTCATAATCATCATAGTCACTTGTTTCTGCATCATTTATTGTTGTAATCCATGGTTGATGTTCCTGTACTGTTAATTTATCATTTTGAAAAATCTCATTTTTACTGTTGTTATCATTAGTTCTACAACTATTAGTATATACTGAGTGCATCTACATCAAATTAGAGTACATGCAAAGAATTATATATAGCAGgctagaaatatctttaagatgAAAATAGAATTTTCCTTAATTATTTTCTATCTGGACATAGTTGTCTGCTCAACAGATTCAGTAGCTACAGGGAAAAAAAGGATCActcatattataatataaatttctTATTTGCAAGGAAATCAAGCTTTTCGTTGCAAAGAGCTGCCATCTTAATAGTTATGTATGTTTTGCCAGTGTTCTTCCTTTACTACAATGAAAAATTTAGTTTTGACTTTCTTTTTTTCTGCTGTTTGCAATTAGATCAACCATAGTTCCAGCATAACTTCAGAAGACTCTTTCTGGGAGATAAAAGGAAAGGGCTTCTTCTCAAGGGAACTCATATTCTCTTTGCGGACGCCAATTTATGTTAAGGCTGGTGACCAGGTGAAGTCTCTCTATCAGTGCTCAAATTCGTTTTTCCCCTTCAGTCATTTTGAGACCTAAATCCTATCCATTTAAACATTTATCTTAAGGGTAAGATAAGTAGCTTTGTACCTGAACCTAGTGTTTGCGGGGAAAAACACATGCACTGTCCGAGTCGTATTCGTCTTAACAATTAAACTATTGGCAGGTGTATATTCAATATGATCTGGCAAAGAGCAATGCTGAATTGGCTCTTGACTATGGCTTCATTGAGTCAAGGCAAGATAGGGAGGTGTACACTTTGACATTAGAGATTACAGAATCAGATCCATTCTATGGAGACAAGCTGGATATTGCTGAAACAAATGGTTTAGGGGAGACTGCTTACTTTGATGTCATCCTGGGTTCTCCTCTCCCTCCATCAATGCTCCCATATCTTCGTTTGGTAGCTCTTGGGGGAACAGATGCATTTCTTCTAGAATCAATTTTTAGGAATTCAGTTTGGGGTCACCTTGAATTGCCTGTGAGTCGTGCCAATGAGGAAACAATATGCCGAGTTGTTAGAGATGCTTGCAAATCTGCCTTGTCTGCCTATCACACTACCATAGAAGAGGTATACTTCTGTCTCTTTCAGTGTTGGCTTCAAAACTGTTCTATTAAGTTATAGAGATCATTTTACCAAGTTCATCTAATAACTAATTAGCCATGACTTGATAACTAACTACTTTACCCAACTATATGGTTTCTGTTTCATGTAGAACATGATGGCCTAAAAATTGTGCAGCTGAACTAATAgcgtatgtaataatcatattttggattttttttgaatcTGGCTTTGCTTTTGCTGAACCTGACTGAACTTTGGTCAGGGTCTAGCTTATTCATTTCTTGAAACCTGAAAAGGATGGAGTGCTGGCTTGTTCAATACTTCATATAATTAGTTTGAGCTCTGTACTTGAAATCCACAGCGGAGCACATCAGATCTTGGTTATTTGACTCTTTGTAGTCATGCAGCCTTTGCAAGTATCATCCAGGTTAAGTCTTTCCCCATCTTCTTTTTAGATCCATGTGCTTGATTTGCCCATTGTTGTACATGGCCATTCAATTAGTTATCAGTTTCTATCACTTCACTCTACGATGCTGCATGTTCTTCCACAATATATGCTAGTTGCTAACTTTATCCTTCCAAATATTATATTACATCAACCTTGACTTCAACAATTTCATTTAAGTTAATATAGTACTTGTAACTTCATTTTAGCTTTTTATTTGTTCTTTTTTATGTGTGGAAAGTTCAAGCCTAAATCTAACtcctttttgtgaattttttgaaccttcaaTGTGCCAAGAATATATCAATGATAGGAAGATCTCCCAAAGCAGGATTCATTAAGCTAATCCTAAGAAGACTAATCTAACCTTACAGTCATGGTTATTAAATAGCAAGGCTAAAATGTAAATGCTTCTGCTAGTAGGTTTTTCGTCCCGTACGCAAAGAATTCTTGATCGCTTCAATTCATCTATGATGTGCTTATCATCAAATCATGTTTGCATGTACAATAAATGATTCAGCATATGATGTGATCTGCAGGATGAAAAACTTATGGAAGAGGGTAAACTGGATTCCAGACTTCAAATTGCAGTTGCTGTAAGAGCAGGTGAGAAGAAAGTACTTAAGCAGATTGATGATTTATTCCGAGAGAGGGAGTTGGAGTTGGATGGGCTGGAGTACTACCAGGAGAGGAGGCTCAAGGACCTGGGGTTGGTTGGGGAGCAAGGTGAAATAATCTTTTGGGAATCCAAGTAGGATGATGTCCGTATTATGCTTTCAGTAATCTGAGTTTAGAGGCCCCTCATTGGTTGCATTTTGACAGACGCATGTGCGCACCTTGGTATTTCAGAAATGAAGATCCAATTTTCACAGAACCATTTGCTCATGCATTACAACCCAAAAAAAAGGAAAGTCCATAACACAGTCAACCTAACAACCCAGACATATGATAGACTGCAAGCATCTGGGCTCGTCCTTCAGGGATCCAAGCAGAAAATTTTCCAAACCTAAAAAATGCCTAATGACTTAGTTGGACTCATGGTTTCATGTAATTATGGTGCATGGGTGGTATTCCAGCTGAACAAGTAATGGTGACAAGATTGGTAAAAGATCTGAATTTTCTTAAAATTGGTAAaagatcagaatttttttttcttaagggtAAGATGCATCGTGGAGAGAACTACCAAtagctgaagagtccaagataGGTGAAGATGATCCAATGCACATAAGATGGGAACTGTTTGTGTTTTAGAGTTTGGTACAAGACTCTTTATAACAAAATTGGCAATTTCATTAGTTTTCACAGCCAAGCCATCTATTTTAATCATGCTACCATCCAGAGTAATGCTAAATTTTTCAATCATGCCACCAACATCATTTATACACATGCAAGCTAAAAACCTCTCCAGATGTTTAGGCAAGTTTGCTGAATCGAAACCTTATGAATTATCCATATTTGTCTCCATTCAGTCTACAGTTATGTCAGCATCTGGATTCTGGAACATGCACCAAAGCTCTGGAGTTCTCCACGATGCTTTGAAGAACTTCTTGCATCCCTTTTTCCCTAAGGTGTCTCCTATCTGAAGAAGCAAACTCATGAGTCCTACTTCCTACTTCAATCAAACTGCTGCCAGGATCTCTCCGTCGCTTCATTCTTTTCCTAACATCTTGCTTCTCATCCCACAACCCAGCAGCCGCATACATATTGGACATGGTAACATCATCACCAGCATAGTCGGGCTCCAGCTCGAGCAGCCTACAGCGAGCAAGAGCTCCAAGGCTGACATTGCCATGGAGACTACACGCAGCAAGCAAAGTACGCCATATTACTGCATTGCACTGCATTGGCATTCGCTTGATAAAGGCATAAGCATCCTCAAGAAGCCCAGCTCGACAAAACAAATCAACCATGCATCCATAATGAGCAAGTTGAGGCTTCAGATTGTAATCCCTCTGCATGCTCTCCCAGTGAAATTGTGCTTCATTGACCAACCCTGCATGGCTACACGCCATTAGCACACCGACAAAGGTGACATGGTTAGGACTAACACAACAGCCATTGGAGTGGCCGCTCATGCTTTTTTTCATCTCAGCAAACAGCAGCAAAGCCTCATTCGCTCGCCCATGCAAGGCAAGACCCACGATCATGGATGTCCATGTGGTTACATCCCTTGCTTTGTACCATCAAACAGATGATGCGCAGCTTGAATATGACCACATTTTGCATACATGCTAATGAGGGCATTCCTGAGGATCAAGTCCTCTCCAAGTCCCACACTCGAGTGGCGGTCGATATACATGTGGATCCACTCCCCTGCATCCAGAGCTCCAAGATCTGCACAGGCAGATAGAGCAATAGTAATCGTAATGCGATCGGGCTCTACATTTTCCAACTGCATTTGCCTGAAGAGCTCGAGAGCTTTGCCTGGCCTGCTGTTGTTCACATAGGCTGAAATCAAGGCGGTCCAACAGACAACAGTTCTGCAGGACGTTTCGTCGAACACTCGGTGTGCATCATTTATGCTCCCCACCTCCGAGTACATAGCGATGAGAGCTGTTTGCAAATGTACAATCGGCTCAAAGCCGAGAGTTATCACAAACGTGTGGAGCTGCGTTTTTCCCACTCGGGACGATGCCTTGGTCTGCGCTCTGAGAACACGAAGGAGCGCGTAGCTGTCGATGGAGGAAGCTCCTCTGCTCTGCATACGCCGAAATTGCTCGAAGGAATTTTTGGTGAGCAACCGTTTGCCATTTCGTGAGAGGTGGTCGCTGCTGAACCTACGCTTTCCTGTGTGAAGATGGAAGCGACAAATATGTGGCACAACTGTTAACATCCTGTTGAACCTCATGAAAATAGAAGCAAAGTGGTTCCTTTCAGCTATCTCTCTCTTTCAATATCTTTCACATGGGACTTCAAAGAGATCGCGCGAGTTCAGTTAATAATTAGAACACCAACGAAATGGAACCTGTTCACGAGTTTCAAATGAGGAAGAATGGTTTCCTCCAGCAACCATCAAGCTTGAGAGATTTGCAGCAGCGTTTGTTCCTAAGAGCATGAGGGAGAGCACGAGATAATGCAGTCGATCTCTACCAAAATGAAATGCATGAAGGAAGCAGAGAGTGAGAAGCCAGATGATCAAAGGGTTCCTACATCAGCTAAAATTCAACCGTTTATGTTGGCGATGGGGAGCTGTCCATGATGGACACAATATTCTTAATTGAGTCTATTCTTACATCTCTTTATATTCCATCAGAATTAGAAGGGGTTTTTAGAAATTTTCAATGGATCTCATCAGGGGCTTCACAAAAGGTGCATTTGCTATCCTGGGATTGTATTTGTTAGTCTGTCAGGAATGGAGGTTTGGGAATTTCTTCTTTGATTGTTAGAAATGATGCTTTGATGGCTAAACGTACGATGAGGTTGATGCTGATAAAATATGGTCCATGGGGGTTTTTCTGAAAGCAAAATATGGAGTCTGGTCTTTTCTATCTGACCCAATTTGGTCATAAAATAGTTTGCTTATGTGGAAAAAATATGTTCTTTGGCTCCATTGGTATTTTCTAATCTTATGGTTTGTGGACAATTGGAATACCATTGATGTTGCTTCGGACCCATGGGTATCTTCCACTCCGTTGGTTTGATGGCCAGCACCAGTAAATTTTAATGCCTTACAAAACCTTGAAGTGAGGGATCTCTCCGTAGAGGGTGAAAGGAAGTGGAATCAATCTTTAATAACGGTGCACTTCTTTCGTGATTTGGCAAATAGAGTTCTCTCAATTTCATTAACGACCGAGGATAGTGTTGATAGGTTATTTTTATGGAGTGAGGGATGAGGACCTTCAATAGAGTTGACAGTTCGAGTTTTAGAGTTCTGTAAGCTTTTAATGTCTGAAACTTCGGTTGCAGCTAGTTTTTGCTAGATTTGGAAGCCTAACATTCATCTAAGAATTGCattatttttatggatgattGCATGGCGTCGACTGCCTTGTCGGAGCTTTCTAGTCCAGAGAGGGTTGTGCATTCCACATCATTATGACATTTATCTAAATATAGAAGAATACATCTCTCATGTTATTTGGAATTATATATTCGCATCTTAGATTTGTTAACAAGCTCCTCTGACTAATGTAGCTCATATACCATTG is part of the Elaeis guineensis isolate ETL-2024a chromosome 15, EG11, whole genome shotgun sequence genome and harbors:
- the LOC105058571 gene encoding fructose-bisphosphate aldolase-lysine N-methyltransferase, chloroplastic isoform X2, which encodes MLALPRLLLPPSLLCTISNPHPLSLLTTTTTTTTRRIIALSQSRQHAAAIPSESAVRDFWQWLSDEGVANSSSSPPPVKPEFVPEGLGLVAQRDITKNEVVVEVPKKLWINPDTVAASDIGRVCGGLKPWVAISLFLLREKALGSASSWRPYLDILPLATDSPIFWSEEELSEIQGTQLLSTIMGVKEFVQSEFIKVEDDVILPNKDLFSSPITFNDFLWAFGILRSRAFPRLRGENLALIPLADLINHSSSITSEDSFWEIKGKGFFSRELIFSLRTPIYVKAGDQVYIQYDLAKSNAELALDYGFIESRQDREVYTLTLEITESDPFYGDKLDIAETNGLGETAYFDVILGSPLPPSMLPYLRLVALGGTDAFLLESIFRNSVWGHLELPVSRANEETICRVVRDACKSALSAYHTTIEEDEKLMEEGKLDSRLQIAVAVRAGEKKVLKQIDDLFRERELELDGLEYYQERRLKDLGLVGEQGEIIFWESK
- the LOC105058570 gene encoding spliceosome-associated protein 130 A produces the protein MYLYSLTLQRATGVVCAINGSFVGGKTQEIVVARGKTLDLLRPDDAGKIQTLHSVEVFGAIRSLAQFRLTGSQKDYVVVGSDSGRIVILEYSKEKNCFDKVHQETFGKSGCRRIVPGQYLAVDPKGRAVMIAACEKQKLVYVLNRDTAARLTISSPLEAHKSHTITYSIAGVDCGFDNPVFAAIELDYSEADQDSTGQAAAEAQKHLTFYELDLGLNHVSRKWTEPIDNGANLLVTVPGGGDGPSGVLVCAENFVIYKNQGHPDVRAVIPRRADLPAERGVLIVSAATHRQKSMFFFLLQTEYGDIFKVTLDHEGDRVTELKIKYFDTIPVTSSMCVLKAGFLFAASEFGNHALYQFQAIGDGDDVEASSATLMETDEGFQPVFFSPRGLKNLIRIDHIESLMPVMDMKVMNLFEEETPQIFTLCGRGPRSSLRILRPGLAVSEMAVSQLPGVPHAVWTVKKNVNDEFDAYIVVSFANATLVLSIGETVEEVSDSGFLDTTPSLAVSLLGDDSLMQVHPNGIRHIREDGRVNEWKTPGKKTIVKVGSNRLQVVIALSGGELIYFEIHMTGQLMEVEKHEMPGDVACLDIAPVPEGRQRSRFLAVGSYDNTIRILSLDPDDCMQILSVQSVSSPPESLLLLEVQASTGGEDGADHPASVFLNAGLQNGVLFRTVVDMVTGQLSDTRSRFLGLRAPKLFSARVRGRQAMLCLSSRPWLGYIHQGHFLLTPLSYETLEYAASFSSDQCAEGVVAVAGDALRVFTIERLGETFNETVIPLRYTPRKFVLQPKRKNLIIIESDQGAFTAEEREAARKELLEAAQVGENGNANNGEQMENGAGGGDDEEDPLSDEQYGYPKAEADRWVSCIRVLDPRTGNTTCLLELQDNEAAFSVCTVNFHDKEYGTLLAVGTAKGLQFWPKRTLAAGFIHIYKFVDEGRSLELVHKTKVEGVPLALCQFQGRLLAGIGPILRLYDLGRRRLLRKCENKLFPNTIVSIHTYRDRIYVGDMQESFHYCKYRRDENQLYIFADDSVPRWLTASHHIDFDTMAGADKFGNVYFVRLPQDVSDEIEEDPTGGKIKWEQGKLNGAPNKVEEIVQFHVGDVVACLQKASLIPGGGECVLYGTVMGSLGALLAFTSREDVDFFSHLEMHMRQEHPPLCGRDHMAFRSAYFPVKDVIDGDLCEQFPTLPPDLQRKIADELDRTPGEILKKLEEFRNKII
- the LOC105058571 gene encoding fructose-bisphosphate aldolase-lysine N-methyltransferase, chloroplastic isoform X3, coding for MLALPRLLLPPSLLCTISNPHPLSLLTTTTTTTTRRIIALSQSRQHAAAIPSESAVRDFWQWLSDEGVANSSSSPPPVKPEFVPEGLGLVAQRDITKNEVVVEVPKKLWINPDTVAASDIGRVCGGLKPWVAISLFLLREKALGSASSWRPYLDILPLATDSPIFWSEEELSEIQGTQLLSTIMGVKEFVQSEFIKVEDDVILPNKDLFSSPITFNDFLWAFGILRSRAFPRLRGENLALIPLADLINHSSSITSEDSFWEIKGKGFFSRELIFSLRTPIYVKAGDQVYIQYDLAKSNAELALDYGFIESRQDREVYTLTLEITESDPFYGDKLDIAETNGLGETAYFDVILGSPLPPSMLPYLRLVALGGTDAFLLESIFRNSVWGHLELPVSRANEETICRVVRDACKSALSAYHTTIEEGLAYSFLET
- the LOC105058572 gene encoding putative pentatricopeptide repeat-containing protein At1g74400, giving the protein MIVGLALHGRANEALLLFAEMKKSMSGHSNGCCVSPNHVTFVGVLMACSHAGLVNEAQFHWESMQRDYNLKPQLAHYGCMVDLFCRAGLLEDAYAFIKRMPMQCNAVIWRTLLAACSLHGNVSLGALARCRLLELEPDYAGDDVTMSNMYAAAGLWDEKQDVRKRMKRRRDPGSSLIEVGSRTHEFASSDRRHLREKGMQEVLQSIVENSRALVHVPESRC
- the LOC105058571 gene encoding fructose-bisphosphate aldolase-lysine N-methyltransferase, chloroplastic isoform X1, with protein sequence MLALPRLLLPPSLLCTISNPHPLSLLTTTTTTTTRRIIALSQSRQHAAAIPSESAVRDFWQWLSDEGVANSSSSPPPVKPEFVPEGLGLVAQRDITKNEVVVEVPKKLWINPDTVAASDIGRVCGGLKPWVAISLFLLREKALGSASSWRPYLDILPLATDSPIFWSEEELSEIQGTQLLSTIMGVKEFVQSEFIKVEDDVILPNKDLFSSPITFNDFLWAFGILRSRAFPRLRGENLALIPLADLINHSSSITSEDSFWEIKGKGFFSRELIFSLRTPIYVKAGDQVYIQYDLAKSNAELALDYGFIESRQDREVYTLTLEITESDPFYGDKLDIAETNGLGETAYFDVILGSPLPPSMLPYLRLVALGGTDAFLLESIFRNSVWGHLELPVSRANEETICRVVRDACKSALSAYHTTIEERSTSDLGYLTLCSHAAFASIIQDEKLMEEGKLDSRLQIAVAVRAGEKKVLKQIDDLFRERELELDGLEYYQERRLKDLGLVGEQGEIIFWESK
- the LOC105058571 gene encoding fructose-bisphosphate aldolase-lysine N-methyltransferase, chloroplastic isoform X4; translation: MLALPRLLLPPSLLCTISNPHPLSLLTTTTTTTTRRIIALSQSRQHAAAIPSESAVRDFWQWLSDEGVANSSSSPPPVKPEFVPEGLGLVAQRDITKNEVVVEVPKKLWINPDTVAASDIGRVCGGLKPWVAISLFLLREKALGSASSWRPYLDILPLATDSPIFWSEEELSEIQGTQLLSTIMGVKEFVQSEFIKVEDDVILPNKDLFSSPITFNDFLWAFGILRSRAFPRLRGENLALIPLADLINHSSSITSEDSFWEIKGKGFFSRELIFSLRTPIYVKAGDQVYIQYDLAKSNAELALDYGFIESRQDREVYTLTLEITESDPFYGDKLDIAETNGLGETAYFDVILGSPLPPSMLPYLRLVALGGTDAFLLESIFRNSVWGHLELPVSRANEETICRVVRDACKSALSAYHTTIEENMMA